In Gemmobacter sp., a single genomic region encodes these proteins:
- a CDS encoding TRAP transporter small permease, translating to MTIGRLRAACYSATAVVLGILLLALVAVTFTDVAGRYLFAAPLPGGPELTELLVMAVVFGGLPALCLDDGHITADLVTQRLGPAGLAIQLVLARLASAAVLGLAGWQLWKIGLRLSGYGQTTVFLKLPLGPVAQAASLICGVSALVVLAMVILRVERAK from the coding sequence ATGACCATCGGGCGCCTGCGCGCCGCCTGCTATTCGGCCACCGCGGTGGTGCTGGGCATTCTGCTGCTGGCACTGGTCGCGGTGACCTTTACCGATGTGGCAGGCCGCTATCTGTTCGCAGCCCCGCTGCCCGGCGGGCCGGAACTGACAGAACTGCTGGTGATGGCCGTGGTCTTTGGCGGCCTGCCGGCGCTGTGTCTGGATGACGGGCACATCACCGCCGATCTGGTCACCCAGCGGTTGGGGCCAGCGGGGCTGGCGATTCAACTGGTTTTGGCACGGCTGGCATCGGCGGCGGTGCTGGGCCTTGCCGGTTGGCAGCTGTGGAAGATCGGGCTGCGCCTGTCGGGCTATGGCCAGACCACCGTGTTCCTGAAACTGCCACTGGGCCCCGTCGCCCAGGCGGCCAGCCTGATCTGCGGGGTTTCGGCGCTGGTCGTGCTGGCCATGGTCATCCTGCGGGTCGAGCGCGCGAAATAG
- a CDS encoding PDR/VanB family oxidoreductase: MSHPGQPGDAAQALELEVITSTEIADPVRELILRPVNAAALPAFGAGAHLRFLVADGRWNAYSLIALPGDDGRSYRIAVRREDGGAGGSLAMHGLRTGDRIVAQPPRNDFPLDAGTGPALLLAGGIGLTPLISMATALAERGRPFRLVMAARTRAAAAYADLLGDTFGEGISLHLDDLVGGPMPVTDLIADAAPDTHVYVCGPRPMIEAARTAWATRALPDAQFHTELFDAPQPEAGDQPFEVELASTGQIFIVPPGQTIIQVLEAGGVDLVYDCQRGDCGICQTGVLEGTPDHRDVVLSPAERAAGKLIHICVSRAKSARLKLDL; the protein is encoded by the coding sequence ATGTCGCACCCCGGCCAGCCGGGCGATGCCGCGCAAGCCCTGGAGCTTGAGGTCATCACCAGCACCGAAATTGCCGATCCTGTCCGGGAACTGATCCTGCGCCCCGTCAACGCTGCGGCGCTGCCCGCCTTTGGCGCAGGTGCCCATCTGCGCTTTCTGGTGGCCGATGGGCGGTGGAATGCCTATTCGCTGATCGCCCTGCCGGGCGATGACGGCCGCAGCTACCGCATCGCCGTGCGGCGCGAGGATGGCGGCGCCGGCGGATCGCTGGCCATGCATGGGCTGCGCACCGGCGACCGCATCGTGGCACAACCGCCGCGCAACGATTTCCCGCTGGATGCCGGCACCGGCCCGGCCCTGCTGCTGGCCGGCGGCATCGGGCTGACCCCGCTGATCTCAATGGCCACCGCGCTGGCCGAACGCGGCCGGCCGTTCCGGCTGGTGATGGCGGCCCGCACCCGTGCTGCGGCCGCCTATGCCGACCTGCTGGGCGATACCTTTGGCGAAGGCATCTCGCTGCATCTGGATGATCTGGTCGGCGGCCCGATGCCCGTTACCGACCTGATCGCCGATGCGGCCCCCGATACCCATGTCTACGTCTGCGGCCCCCGCCCGATGATCGAGGCCGCGCGCACCGCCTGGGCCACCCGCGCCCTGCCCGATGCGCAGTTCCACACCGAACTGTTCGACGCCCCGCAGCCCGAGGCCGGCGACCAGCCGTTCGAGGTTGAGCTGGCCTCGACCGGCCAGATCTTCATCGTGCCGCCGGGCCAGACCATCATCCAGGTGCTGGAGGCCGGCGGGGTCGATCTGGTCTATGACTGCCAGCGCGGCGATTGCGGCATCTGCCAGACCGGCGTGCTGGAGGGCACGCCCGACCACCGCGACGTGGTGCTGTCGCCTGCCGAACGCGCCGCCGGCAAGCTGATCCACATCTGCGTCAGCCGCGCGAAAAGCGCGCGCCTGAAGCTTGACCTGTAA
- a CDS encoding aromatic ring-hydroxylating dioxygenase subunit alpha, with translation MPHDPDLHATVARLVQPQQVHRDIYTSPEVYRLEMKHLFRNAWIYIGHESQVSKPGDYITAQIGDQPLLMVRHTDNQIKVMYNRCPHKGTKIVIDRAGNTGKFFRCPYHAWSFKTDGCLLAIPLKKGYEGTGLDQTEAAHGLAPVGDWHNYRGFVFARLAPEGIGFQDFFGDALSSFDNMVDRSPTGKLTVAGAPLRYMHKCNWKMLVENQTDTCHPMVAHESSAGTAVKIWESMDKPEGTPTPPAMEIIAPFMSPYEFFEGMGIRTWPNGHGHTGVHHSIHSDYSAIPGYWEAMVAAHGEERAQAILGENRHNTVYFPNIMIKGPIQQLRNFIPLGPDKTLVESWIFALDGAPAELTARTAMYNRMINAPTSMVGHDDLEMYERAQEGLMADGLEWVNIQRLYEEDEDFGAEAVLNGTTERQMRNQFDAWKRFMLWGAE, from the coding sequence ATGCCACACGACCCCGACCTGCACGCCACCGTCGCCCGGCTGGTCCAGCCGCAACAGGTGCATCGTGATATCTACACCAGCCCCGAAGTCTACCGGCTGGAAATGAAGCACCTGTTCCGCAACGCCTGGATCTATATCGGCCACGAAAGCCAAGTGTCGAAGCCCGGCGATTACATCACCGCACAGATCGGCGACCAGCCGCTGCTGATGGTCCGCCATACGGACAACCAGATCAAGGTGATGTACAACCGCTGCCCCCACAAGGGCACCAAGATCGTGATCGACCGGGCGGGCAACACCGGCAAGTTCTTCCGCTGCCCCTATCACGCCTGGTCGTTCAAGACCGATGGCTGCCTTTTGGCCATCCCGCTGAAAAAGGGCTACGAAGGCACCGGGCTGGACCAGACCGAGGCCGCCCACGGCCTTGCCCCGGTGGGCGACTGGCACAATTACCGCGGCTTCGTCTTTGCCCGGCTGGCGCCCGAGGGGATCGGGTTCCAGGATTTCTTTGGCGATGCACTGTCGTCCTTTGACAACATGGTTGACCGTTCGCCCACGGGAAAGCTGACGGTGGCGGGTGCCCCGCTGCGCTACATGCACAAGTGCAACTGGAAGATGCTGGTCGAAAACCAGACCGATACCTGCCACCCGATGGTCGCTCACGAATCGAGCGCAGGCACGGCGGTGAAGATCTGGGAGTCGATGGACAAGCCCGAGGGCACACCCACCCCCCCGGCGATGGAAATCATCGCGCCCTTCATGTCGCCCTACGAATTCTTCGAAGGCATGGGCATCCGCACCTGGCCCAACGGCCATGGCCACACCGGGGTGCATCATTCCATCCACTCCGACTATTCCGCGATCCCCGGCTACTGGGAGGCGATGGTCGCCGCCCATGGCGAGGAGCGCGCGCAGGCCATCCTGGGCGAAAACCGGCACAACACGGTCTATTTCCCCAACATCATGATCAAGGGCCCCATCCAGCAGCTGCGCAACTTCATCCCGCTGGGGCCGGACAAGACGCTGGTGGAAAGCTGGATCTTCGCGCTGGACGGTGCGCCGGCGGAACTGACGGCGCGGACGGCGATGTACAATCGCATGATCAATGCCCCGACCTCGATGGTGGGGCATGACGATCTGGAAATGTATGAACGCGCCCAGGAAGGGCTGATGGCTGACGGGCTGGAATGGGTGAATATCCAGCGCCTCTATGAGGAGGACGAGGATTTCGGCGCCGAGGCGGTGCTGAACGGCACCACCGAGCGCCAGATGCGCAACCAGTTCGACGCCTGGAAACGCTTCATGCTGTGGGGGGCAGAGTGA
- a CDS encoding TRAP transporter substrate-binding protein produces MSHVFKRFAAAAVLACTTALPSFAADVTLRVSNWLPASHPIVKDIILPWAEDVKEATAGRVEVVLLDAPLGPPPAHFDLVANGIADIGFATHAYTPGRFGLTGLGELPFLTPSSTAASVAFWRTWEAMLQEKGEHNGVKVLALWGHGPGMLFMGKKPASPLADLKGSKIRIAGDITNQLVTNLGMSSIQAPSSETYEILHNGIADGIVFPPESIDFFKLTDTVTSAMAVDGGLYNVTFFLAMNKARFDALPEADRTAIDKVSGEALARMAGAAWDAADAKGMKALEGKVTFIEPTAEDKAALEKASESIYADVRKKFDAKGVDFDKALAMYKAELAKVQAE; encoded by the coding sequence ATGAGCCATGTTTTCAAGCGGTTTGCCGCCGCTGCCGTGCTTGCCTGCACCACTGCCCTGCCGTCTTTCGCCGCCGATGTGACCCTGCGGGTGTCGAACTGGCTGCCGGCGTCGCACCCCATCGTCAAGGACATCATCCTGCCCTGGGCCGAGGATGTGAAAGAGGCGACGGCCGGCCGGGTCGAGGTTGTGTTGCTGGATGCCCCGCTTGGCCCGCCGCCCGCGCATTTCGATCTGGTGGCGAATGGCATTGCCGATATCGGTTTTGCCACCCATGCCTATACCCCGGGCCGCTTTGGCCTGACCGGGCTGGGCGAACTGCCGTTCCTGACGCCCAGCTCTACCGCCGCCTCGGTCGCCTTCTGGCGCACCTGGGAGGCGATGTTGCAGGAAAAGGGCGAACACAACGGCGTCAAGGTGCTGGCGCTGTGGGGCCACGGGCCGGGCATGCTGTTCATGGGCAAAAAGCCGGCCAGCCCGCTGGCCGACCTGAAGGGGTCCAAGATCCGCATCGCGGGCGACATCACCAATCAGCTGGTGACCAACCTGGGCATGTCGTCCATTCAGGCGCCGTCGTCGGAAACCTATGAAATCCTGCACAACGGCATCGCCGACGGCATCGTCTTTCCGCCCGAATCCATCGACTTCTTCAAGCTGACCGATACCGTGACCAGCGCCATGGCGGTGGACGGCGGGCTTTACAACGTCACCTTCTTTCTGGCGATGAACAAGGCCAGGTTCGACGCCCTGCCCGAGGCGGATCGTACCGCCATCGACAAGGTGTCGGGCGAGGCGCTGGCCCGCATGGCAGGCGCCGCCTGGGATGCGGCGGATGCCAAGGGCATGAAGGCGCTGGAAGGCAAGGTCACGTTCATCGAGCCGACGGCCGAAGACAAGGCCGCGCTGGAAAAGGCGTCGGAATCGATCTACGCCGATGTCCGCAAGAAATTCGACGCCAAGGGCGTGGACTTTGACAAGGCGCTGGCGATGTACAAGGCCGAGCTTGCCAAGGTGCAGGCGGAATGA